A window from Brachyhypopomus gauderio isolate BG-103 chromosome 6, BGAUD_0.2, whole genome shotgun sequence encodes these proteins:
- the LOC143516404 gene encoding uromodulin-like: protein MNCFINITNDGCSSTASSEDDVTIDPCHYYDVIDDYWRNEIELYSYYRGHDDTLVEWEGWYRLFLQGKSAQLSESCVSYITCGGYTALVLGGSHPQLEDGIVTREIYGYPDSQCNTVHTSNPIQVKACPGNYYVYKLVKPDISIPMPTYCADVNNITAPNTTDPCNNYVSLDQPWRANTSPGLGVCDVNFNWNGWYRLL, encoded by the exons ATGAATTGTTTCATTAACATAACCAATGATGGTTGTTCTTCTACAGCATCCAGTGAAGATGATGTCACGATTGACCCTTGCCACTACTATGATGTCATTGATGACTACTGGAGGAACGAAATCGAACTATACAGTTACTACCGTGGTCATGATGACACCCTAGTTGAGTGGGAGGGCTGGTATCGGCTGTTCCTCCAGGGGAAGAGCGCTCAGTTGTCTGAGTCATGTGTGAGCTACATCACATGTGGTGGCTACACTGCACTTGTACTTGGTGGTTCTCATCCACAATTAGAGGATGGAATTGTGACCAGAGAAATCTACGGCTACCCTGATAGCCAGTGCAACACAGTGCACACATCTAACCCAATCCAAGTGAAAGCCTGTCCAGGAAATTACTACGTCTACAAACTAGTCAAGCCAGATATATCGATTCCAATGCCCACATATTGTGCAG ATGTGAACAACATTACAGCCCCTAACACTACAG ACCCCTGCAACAACTACGTCTCCCTGGACCAACCCTGGAGAGCCAATACCTCACCTGGGTTGGGAGTTTGTGATGTCAACTTCAACTGGAACGGCTGGTACCGCCTGCT ATAG
- the LOC143516403 gene encoding uncharacterized protein LOC143516403 yields MTVSTAINPSSSTVDPCYNYNVLDDVWRTTYSYYGYYYDYIYGLSNYYSSHDDTSVEWDGWYRLYLQGADAQISEWCAGAMSSGGYTPLILGGSHPLIEDGIVTREIYGTQAYWWYYWNYTWWYWGYGWYASLCNYYTSNPIQVKACPGHYYVYKLVKPNVSIPLPVYATVALHTTSYDPCNDYTSLDQPWRANTAPGLGICDVEFNWNGWYRLLYNGMDVRMAESCVDVNRCGTYYPIWLNGPHPQVEDGVVTRQVCSNAGSDCCFYKSNPIRVKACPGNYYVYEIVRPMFCNMAYCTGIYTGFMF; encoded by the exons ATGACTGTTTCGACAGCAATCAATCCATCCAGCTCTACTGTTGACCCCTGTTACAACTACAATGTACTTGATGACGTCTGGAGAACAACATACAGTTACTATGGCTACTATTATGACTATATTTATGGATTATCCAATTACTACAGTAGTCATGACGACACCAGTGTTGAATGGGATGGCTGGTATCGGCTGTATCTACAGGGAGCAGATGCACAGATTTCTGAGTGGTGTGCGGGTGCCATGTCATCTGGTGGATACACCCCACTGATACTTGGTGGTTCACATCCCCTTATTGAGGATGGAATTGTGACCAGAGAAATCTATGGGACACAAGCTTACTGGTGGTATTACTGGAATTACACCTGGTGGTACTGGGGATATGGGTGGTATGCAAGCCTGTGCAATTACTACACGTCCAATCCCATCCAGGTGAAAGCCTGTCCAGGACATTACTACGTCTACAAACTGGTCAAGCCAAATGTATCAATCCCACTTCCTGTATACGCTACAG TGGCATTACACACCACATCTTATGACCCCTGCAATGACTACACCTCCCTGGACCAACCCTGGAGAGCCAATACTGCACCTGGTTTGGGCATTTGTGATGTTGAGTTCAACTGGAATGGCTGGTACCGCCTGCTGTACAATGGGATGGACGTCCGTATGGCAGAGAGCTGTGTTGATGTTAACAGATGTGGTACTTACTACCCTATATGGCTCAATGGTCCTCATCCTCAGGTAGAGGATGGAGTGGTCACCCGCCAGGTCTGTTCAAATGCAGGATCTGACTGCTGCTTCTACAAGTCCAACCCAATTCGTGTTAAAGCATGTCCAGGCAATTACTATGTGTACGAGATTGTCCGTCCAATGTTCTGCAACATGGCTTACTGTACAGGTATTTACACTGGTTTTATGTTTTAA